TCACTCTTTCCTGACTGGAAATTATACTTTGGAAGCTCCACCTCTTCACCGCGGAAAAGGGCATTGAACTGCTCGTTGATGAGTTTCAGATTGAGTGCATAGATACTCTCATAGTCATATTCTCCCTTGGCATCCTTAGGCGTGTCATCGCGGTTGACGAAGTAGTCGTCAAGGCTTATCTGCAATGGTTTGATGCCATTGGCCAGCAACTGAACCGACAACCGCTTGCAGGTGGTGGTCTTTCCCGACGAAGAAGGCCCTGCCAGAAGCACCAACTTCACACCCTTTCTGTTGGCTATTTCGTCGGCAATGAGTGCAATCTTCTTCTCTTGCAGAGCCTCGCTGACGTTGATTAAGTCTGTAGCGTGGCCCGTAGTGACGGCTTCATTGAAGTCGCCTACAGTGCGGACACCGAGAATTTCCTGCCATCTGTGGTGCTCCTTGAATATCTCAAACATCTTGTCTTGCCTGATAATCTCGGGCAAAACCCCTGGATTTTCAATCGAAGGGATGCGCAACAGCAGACCGTCATAGTATTTGTCAAGTCCGAAGAGATAGAGACTTCGCGTGTTGGTCAGCAGCGAACCATAATAAAAGTCCACGTAATCATCAATTTCATAATAGGTAGTGTAGAGCTTTCCTGCACTCTCCAAGAGTTTGGCCTTAGCCTCATCGCCCCGGTCTCTGAACATCTTTATCGCCTGTTCTGCCGGCACTTCGAAGCGTTTCACAGGCATATGAGCATCGATAATCTCCTGCATGCGTCGGCAAATGCGGTCTACATCGGTCTGTTCTACAGGGTGACCAAGTTGCAGATTGACGTAATAGCCATTGGAAACAGGGATATCTATGATGACATAACTCTTGGGATAAAGGTCGTGAACAGCCTTACAGAGCACGAAAAACAATGTCCGTGTGTAGTTGCGCGAAGCTGAAGGAGAATGCATGTCAAGGAATTCCACATCCTTACTGTGGTAGACCCGATAGTGCATTCCTTCCACTTTGTTGTTCACCTTGGCGCAGATTGGGCCGTAAGGCATTGGGAGATTAAATTGCGAAAAAATATCAGAAAGTGTGCTTCCGATAGCTACTTTTTCAGTTTTTTTATTATTTTTGCAACGTATTTGTACTGCCTGTTTCATATCGTTTCCATTTTTATATAATGTGAAGTGTGTTATGGTTTGCGTGAGCGTGATGCATATCAAACCGTTCAAAGATAGGAAAAAGTTGGCAGACTGCATGACGCTGACATTACAAATTAATTAAAAATATGTCGATTTGGATAATTTTTAGGCTCATAGGTGCACTTGCATTGCTGATGTTCGGTATGAAATCAATGAGCGACAGTTTGCAGAAGATGGCGGGCCCACAGCTTCGTCATGTCCTTGGAGCAATGACAACAAACCGCTTTACAGGTATTCTTACGGGTACATTCATCACTGCTGCAGTGCAGAGTTCGACCGCAACGA
The nucleotide sequence above comes from Segatella oris. Encoded proteins:
- a CDS encoding nucleoside kinase; the encoded protein is MKQAVQIRCKNNKKTEKVAIGSTLSDIFSQFNLPMPYGPICAKVNNKVEGMHYRVYHSKDVEFLDMHSPSASRNYTRTLFFVLCKAVHDLYPKSYVIIDIPVSNGYYVNLQLGHPVEQTDVDRICRRMQEIIDAHMPVKRFEVPAEQAIKMFRDRGDEAKAKLLESAGKLYTTYYEIDDYVDFYYGSLLTNTRSLYLFGLDKYYDGLLLRIPSIENPGVLPEIIRQDKMFEIFKEHHRWQEILGVRTVGDFNEAVTTGHATDLINVSEALQEKKIALIADEIANRKGVKLVLLAGPSSSGKTTTCKRLSVQLLANGIKPLQISLDDYFVNRDDTPKDAKGEYDYESIYALNLKLINEQFNALFRGEEVELPKYNFQSGKSEKSGKRLKMSNHNVLVVEGIHALNPELTAQIPEQQKFRVYASALTTILLDDHNYIPTTDNRLLRRIVRDNKYRGVTAQETIRRWPSVRSGENKWIFPYQENADAVFNTAMLFELAVLKTQAEPLLEQVPETASEYSEAYRLLKFLKYFKPISNRDIPPTSLLREFLGGSSFKY